In a single window of the Acyrthosiphon pisum isolate AL4f chromosome X, pea_aphid_22Mar2018_4r6ur, whole genome shotgun sequence genome:
- the LOC107883803 gene encoding uncharacterized protein LOC107883803 produces the protein MVTGYKMPPLITTSKMLKVSTKNVTGFPKTVNAAKSLNLINIGTAPTTIIDLTGNDDGIEESNIINLEDSIPPIKIARRIPVSLLPAETLVRFPRRTIVLNKDTINTSPKSKNLKPILIEDSDNSSDISLSDLNDLREDISSIISGAKSITEESFPSLLKLFSSKESTYEQFYSMCTQKIIGMMTEKSFWGNDRSELQLLKKRVKLWQSKYSLLDREFKEMKLIVNVHNQELKSNEYARPHLVTRTVGLQAKLCPRKEGSMKLLKQAIPLPRPDPVSFIVEDDDDDVVELEFETKMPPLITTSKMLKVSTKNVTGSPKTVNAAKSLNLINIGTAPTTIIDLTGNDDGIEESNIINLEDSIPPIKIARRIPVSLLPAETLVRFPRRTIVLNKDTINTSPKSKNLKSILIEVSRVDPVLVQPCTVTYTAHRVPVSRTLQPMSTASYAPRNITISQLYASLRTLTPSYTTRQIPASRISGSMSGIALPQASPGKSYTTCQVPLLLRSIHHTGSQSTRKPPPLAIPLLGHPSPVPGIPNQKSLSAWKRLPPAPNLTISKSSEVQNMPQALVLSWTMNVNRTIAEVISYQIYAYQETPDQPPSIDLWKKIGDVNALPLPMACSLTHFSNGQKYHFLVRAVDVYTRVGPFSTPKSIL, from the exons ATGGTGACCGGATAT aaaATGCCTCCCTTAATTACTACATCAAAAATGCTAAAAGTATCTACAAAAAATGTTACCGGATTTCCAAAGACTGTTAATGCTGCAAAGTCTTTGAATCTTATCAACATTGGCACTGCTCCTACTACTATAATAGATCTAACAGGAAATGATGATGGAATTGAAGAatcaaatataatcaatttgGAGGATTCAATTCCACCTATCAAAATTGCTCGGCGAATTCCAGTGTCGCTTTTACCAGCGGAGACATTGGTG cGCTTTCCTCGACgaacaattgttttaaataaagataCCATAAATACAAGTCCAAAATCCAAAAATCTTAAACCAATTTTAATTGAAg atTCTGACAATAGTTCTGATATTTCATTATCTGATTTAAATGATTTACGTGAAGATATCAGTAGTATTATAAGTGGAGCAAAGTCAATTACCGAAGAGAGTTTTCCatcgttattaaaattgtttagtagTAAAGAATCGACTTATGAG CAATTTTACAGCATGTGTACACAGAAAATTATTGGAATGATGACAGAAAAGTCATTCTGGGGTAATGACCGTTCAGAACTTCAGTTGTTGAAGAAAAGAGTAAAACTCTGGCAGTCAAAATATTCATTACTAGATAGAGAATTTAAAGAAATGAAACTTATTGTTAATGTTCATAATCAAGAGTTAAAAAGCAATGAATATGCTAGACCACATCTAGTTACAAGGACTGTTGGTTTACAAGCAAAATTATGTCCAAGAAAG GAAGGTAGTATGAAGTTACTAAAACAAGCGATTCCTTTGCCAAGACCTGATCCAGTAAGTTTTATTGTggaagatgatgatgatgatgtagTTGAATTAGAATTTGAAACA aaaATGCCTCCCTTAATTACTACATCAAAAATGCTAAAAGTATCTACAAAAAATGTTACCGGATCTCCAAAGACTGTTAATGCTGCAAAGTCTTTGAATCTTATCAACATTGGCACTGCTCCTACTACTATAATAGATCTAACAGGAAATGATGATGGAATTGAAGAatcaaatataatcaatttgGAGGATTCAATTCCACCTATCAAAATTGCTCGGCGAATTCCAGTGTCGCTTTTACCAGCGGAGACATTGGTG cGCTTTCCTCGACgaacaattgttttaaataaagataCCATAAATACAAGTCCAAAATCCAAAAatcttaaatcaattttaattgaag tgTCACGTGTTGATCCTGTACTAGTTCAGCCTTGTACTGTTACTTATACTGCACATCGTGTTCCAGTATCTAGAACATTACAACCAATGTCAACAGCCTCTTATGCACCACGCAATATAACAATATCTCAACTCTATGCATCATTAAGAACATTAACTCCAAGTTATACAACACGCCAAATACCAGCATCTCGTATATCTGGATCAATGTCTGGCATTGCGTTGCCACAGGCATCTCCTGGAAAATCTTATACTACATGCCAAGtaccattattattacgttCAATACATCATACAGGATCTCAATCGACAAGAAAACCGCCACCTCTTGCGATACCACTCTTAGGA cATCCTTCTCCAGTACCTGGAATTCCAAACCAAAAGAGTCTTTCTGCATGGAAAAGATTACCTCCCGCACCTAATTTGACCATTTCAAAATCATCAGAAGTGCAAAATATGCCTCAAG CATTAGTGCTCTCGTGGACTATGAATGTTAATAGAACAATTGCAGAAGTAATAAGTTATCAGATATATGCTTATCAAGAAACCCCTGATCAACCACCTAGCATTGACCTATGGAAGAAAATTGGCGATGTAAATGCTCTTCCTCTACCAATGGCTTGCTCACTTActcat ttttcaaatggtcaaaaatatcattttttagtaAGAGCTGTTGATGTTTACACTCGTGTTGGGCCATTTAGCACACCGAAAA gtatattataa